From the Calonectris borealis chromosome 4, bCalBor7.hap1.2, whole genome shotgun sequence genome, one window contains:
- the EXOSC9 gene encoding exosome complex component RRP45, protein MKATPLSNCERRFLLRAVEERKRLDGRQCYDYRNVRISFGADYGCCIVELGKTRVLAQVSCELVPPKPNRPTEGILFFNLELSPMAAPGFEPGRQSELLVKLNRLIERCLRNSKCIDTESLCVVAGEKVWQIRLDLHLLNHDGNIIDAASIAGIVALCHFRRPDVSVQGEEVTVYTPEERDPVPLSIHHMPICVSFAFFQQGTYLLVDPSEREERVMDGLLVIAMNKHHEICTIQSSGGIMLVKDQVLRCSKITAVKVAEITELIQKALENDQKVRKEGGKFGFAESIPNQKITTFKMESAAVDTNNVEEQAEEIITKADPPSEVFAKPILHTPGTAQIGEGIENSWGDLEESEREEAAEEEGESEAAAFECQKMETEDTSTMRETKKDEPIVLSDSEEEEVVILEPQELPKKTRTQTNLKQENTSKKAFNKRRRKKRAAH, encoded by the exons ATGAAGGCGACGCCGCTTTCCAACTGCGAGAGGCGCTTCCTCCTGCGCGCCGTCGAGGAGAGGAAG CGCTTGGACGGGCGGCAGTGCTATGACTACCGGAACGTGCGCATCTCCTTCGGCGCCGACTACGGCTGCTGCATCGTGGAGCTGGGGAAGACCAG GGTCCTTGCACAAGTCTCGTGTGAACTTGTTCCCCCCAAGCCAAATCGGCCTACAGAAGGTATACTTTTCTTTAATCTTGAGCTCTCACCGATGGCTGCACCTGGTTTTGAGCCTGGCAG GCAATCTGAGTTACTGGTGAAACTGAACAGACTGATAGAACGATGCCTGAGAAATTCTAAATGTATAGATACTGAATCTCTCTGTGTTGTTGCTGGTGAAAAG GTTTGGCAAATTCGTCTGGACCTGCACTTGCTAAATCACGATGGTAACATTATTGACGCTGCTAGCATAGCAGGAATTGTAGCTCTGTGTCATTTTCGCAGACCAGATGTGTCTGTGCAAGGAGAGGAAGTAACTGTG TACACTCCTGAGGAACGTGATCCTGTCCCCTTGAGTATCCACCACATGCCTATTTGTGTCAGTTTTGCCTTCTTCCAGCAAGG GACCTATTTATTGGTGGATCCAAGTGAGCGCGAGGAACGCGTAATGGATGGCCTCCTTGTAATTGCCATGAATAAACATCATGAAATTTGTACCATCCAGTCCAGTGGAGGGATTATGCTAGTAAAGGATCAG GTTCTGAGATGCAGTAAAATAACAGCTGTTAAGGTTGCAGAAATAACAGAACTAATTCAAAAAGCCTTGGAGAACGACCAGAAGGTTAG GAAAGAAGGTGGGAAGTTCGGCTTTGCAGAATCTATACCCAATCAAAAGATCACCACATTCAAAATGGAAAGCGCTGCTGTCGATACTAACAATGTGGAAGAGCAAGCAGAAGAAATCATCACTAAGGCTGACCCTCCTTCAGAAGT TTTTGCCAAACCAATATTGCACACTCCCGGGACAGCCCAAATTGGGGAAGGAATAGAGAACTCCTGGGGAGACCTTGAAGAATCTGAGAGGGAAGAAGCAGCGGAAGAGGAAGGCGAAAGTGAGGCTGCCGCTTTTGAATGTCAGAAAATGGAAACTGAGGATACAAGTACGATGAGGGAAACGAAGAAGG atgAACCTATTGTACTGTCTGACAGTGAAGAGGAAGAAGTTGTCATTCTGGAACCACAGGAACTACCAAAGAAAACAAG AACACAGACCAACTTGAAACAAGAAAATACAAGTAAGAAGGCATTtaacaaaaggagaagaaagaagagagctgCTCATTAA